ATGTGCCACAAGGTGGGTGCAGGTCATACCCCCGTTACCATGGAGGCTATGTATCAGCTCCCTGATAACATGAATCACTTCTATATCGAGGGTGCGTTCCGTCAGCCCTGCTATTGGTGTGACCAAACAGGCGAGCGCTTTATGCCTGAGGACGAGATTTATAACACGACCTTTGTTGGCAACGCTATTAACAACCTGCCAGGCAAGGTAGCCTATGCCATTTTTGACGCCAAGATGCTCAAGCGTTGGAAGAAATATGGTCCAGACATTGTGAGCCATATTCACCCACATGACCTCTATGAGGGCTTTGAGGACCAGTGGAACCAAGATTTGGCTGATGGTTATGAGCCTATTGCACAGGCTGATACCTTGGAAGAGCTTGCTGAAAAGATTGGCATTGACCCTGAGGGCTTGGTTGCTAACGTCGCTGAGTACAACGATATGTGCGCTGCTGGCCATGACGAGCTCTTTGAGAAAGAGCGCGAGTTTATGATGCCGCTGGAAAAGGGCCCGTTCTATGTTTGCAAGCAGTACATTGGAGCCTACGGTACCTTGGGTGGTGTACTCATCAACCACAAGATGGAGGTATTGACCGACGATCACAAGAAGATTGATAACCTCTATTGCGTTGGTACCGATGCCTGCACTATTTACGGTGACTCGTATAACTACTGCATCCCGGGTAACACCATGGGCTTCTGCTTAAACTCTGGCCGCATTGCAGGCGAGAATGCAGCAGCTCAGCTGTTTGATTACTAAGGATTAAAACCAAACAAGACCAAGCCGATTCGCCGTCGCGCTTGGTCTTGTTTTTGTTTGTAAGCCTCGTCGAGTGCGCGGCGCCCGCGCCTCGTACAGGTGTTTTTGTTATTGGAGGGGTATATTTTGAAGCTCACCATTGACGGACATGAAATTGAGGCCGAGGTCGGTCAGTCGGTGTTAGACGCTGCGCTTGCCGCCGGTATTTTTATTCCACACCTCTGTAAGCACCCCGATTTAGGTGCTGTTGGTGGATGCCGTCTGTGCATGATTGAGATTGCAGGACAAGAAGGTGCGGTATGCGCCTGTAAAACTGCGGTCGCCGATGGCATGGTAGTAGATAGCCACGGCGAAGAGGCCGAGCGCGTGCGCAGAATGGCTATGGAGCTCATTTTGGCAACGCATCCTACTGACTGCACGGGTTGTCCTAAGTACGGTAAATGTGAGCTTCAAAGTATGTATCAGTTCATGGGCGTTGCTCCCACGCGCTGGCGTGTAAAGAGCCGTCCCTGTGCTACCAATGACTCCAACCCGCTCATTACGCATATGATGACACGCTGTATTCGCTGCGGTCGCTGCATTCGAGCATGCCGTGATATGCGTGGCGTTTCTATTCTTGATTATCGCCGTGGCACCGATGGTGTTCGCGTGGGCACCAAAGACGGTTTGCCGCTGGCAGAATCGGGTTGTCGCTTCTGCGGGGCTTGTGTTGAGGTGTGCCCAACGGGTTCCATTGTCGATAGCCTTGGTCTTATTAAGCAAGATAAGCCTTATGCTGATGGCGTAGTTCCGTGTCGTGCTAACTGTCCGGCTCATATTGATATTCCGCGCTATATTCGTCATGTCAAGCATGAAGATTGGACTGCAGCTACTGCGGTTGTACGCGAAAAAGTGCCCCTGCCTAATTCGTTGGGTCATATCTGCACACACTTCTGTGAGGGTGCATGCAAGCGTACCGATTTAGGTGGACCAGTATCTATTTGCAGACTCAAGCGAGCTGCTGCAGAGCAGGATAGCGGCGCTTGGAAAGAGCGCGTTCGCCTAGAGAGCCGAAGCGGAAAGCGCGTTGCCGTTATAGGGTCAGGTCCGGCTGGCTTGACCGCTGCTCAGTATCTGGCTAAAAAGGGACATGCGGTTACCATTTTTGAGGCCAATGCACAATCAGGCGGCCAGATGCGCTATGGCATTCCGGCGTATCGCTTGCCTGATAGCGTGGTAGATACCGAGGTAGAAACCATCCTTTCCACAACCTCTGACGAGCAGGGCGCACGTATAGAAATTATCTATAACCAGCAGGTTGAAGATGTTAAAGGTCTTTTGAATGACTTTGATAGCGTCCTTGTTGCGGTGGGAACGCATGCAGGCGTGCGTCTGCGCATGCCAGGCTCTGACCTCAAGGGTGTATATCTTAATACCGAGTTCTTAAAGGCAGCCCGCTCTGAGCAGCCCTTGCCGGTAGATGGCAAGGTTGTGGTGCTAGGCGGCGGTAATGTTGCATATGACTGCGCTCGCACTGCGGTACGCCTGGGCGCTCAAGAGGTGCATGTTGCCTGTCTTGAGGCGCGTGCTGCAATGACCTCAACTCCCGAAGAGCGCATTGAGGCGGCTGCAGAAGGTGTTGAGCTGCACGATTCGTGTGCATTCTATTCAATCAATCCTTCTAAGAAGCAGTGGAGCCATGTTGGCTCGGTAACCCTCAACAAGATTAGCCGCTTCTACTTTGACGAGAATCACAAGGCGGTTACTGAGTTTGTTGAGAACGGCGAGATTACACTCGATGCCGACTACGTTATTTTTGCCGTAGGACAGCGTCCTGCACAAACCGAGAACTTTGGTCTTGAGCTGTTCCACGGTGCCTTTATTGTGGCCGATGCCGAGGGCAAAACGCCTACCGAGGGCATTTGGTCGGCAGGAGACTGTGTAACGGGAACCAAGAGCGTTATTGAGGCTATTGCAGCTGGTAGACGCGCTGCAGAAAGCATGGACGTCTATCTGGGCGGCGACGGCGATATTTCAGAGGTCTTAACAGACGCTGATGTTTATCAGGCAAAACTGGGACCAGTGGATGAGGTCTTTGTAGCTGAGCGCAACGAGCCTGAGCTTATGGAGGCCAACAAACGCGCACATACCATGGAGCCGTTTGAGTGCAGCTTTACGAGTGAGGGCGCCGTTAAAGAGGCATCTCGTTGTCTCCAGTGCGACCTGCGTTTGCACATTGATACGCCCAAGCTTTGGAATGAGTACGCCGTCCACTAAGGAAGACCTATGAATATTATTTCGTTTATGTCGGTTCGTCCTGAAAAAAATATTGGACGCTACCTTATAAGTACTGATGCTCAAGCCTTAGGTCAAAAGCTTGCTACCGTTGAAAATCCAACGGTGGTGATACCGGCAGGTGATACCGAGCTTAAAGCAAGGCTTCAGGAGCTGCTAGGAGCTGCGGCAAGCTTTGTTGAGGCTGATGCGAGTTTTGGCTATGTATATGGCAACGAAACTGCACTTTTAGCGCTCACGCGTGGTCAGATGCCTGTTCCTATGGCACGCCGCGGTCAGTCTTCGGCAGTCACTTTGCACACGCCTGCTCATCTTTGGGCTGACGAGCATAAGCGTTGGCTGTGGATAGATAATCTTGATGCACCTTGCCTTGTGAGTGATACAGCAACAGTGGGAGACATTCTTGCTCAAGCTGGGGTGTCAGAACCCAAGGCAGTCTATTTTGAGCATCCCGATGGACGTATGCTTGATGTTGCGCAAACCGATGAGATTATTCCGGTTGATTGCGAATGGGTGCGCGTATTTACGCAAAAAGACTGTATGGCACATGCACTTGCTGATATGAGTGCGCGCCACTTTAGCGAGTGCTGCGGACGCTGTGTGTTTGGCTATGAAGGTGCCCATCAGTCGCGTGTTATTACCAACGATATTATTAACAAACGTGGTAAATCAGCAGACCTTGCACTTTTGCGTGACCTTGCGCCTGTTATGAGCACTCAGAGCTTGTGCGAGCTCGGCACCTCACTTGCAACAACTATTGTTACCTCACTTGAGCATTTTGGCACCGAAATAGAAGCACATATGGGCAAAAAGCAGTGCCCGTCCGGCGCATGCTCGGCATATATGACCTTCCACATCATGCCATCTTTGTGTACAGGCTGCTGTGATTGTGTTGATGCATGTGAAGAAGATGCCATCATGAGCAAGAAGGGCTTTGTGCATGTTATCGACCAAAAGGCATGTACTGCCTGCGGCGCATGCGTTGATGCCTGTGATGAAGACGCAATTATAACGGCTGGAGCCGAGAAGCCGCGTACACCACCACGTCCTATTCCATGCAAGCGTCGCTAAGGGTCGTCTGTTACATGGCGAGCGTTTGAGGGGTTTTGCGTTTATAGGCATGGCTATTAAATTGATGCGCGTCTACCCTGTGGTGGTTTCCACGCTGTACGTGCTCTAAGACCTAGGGCAGCGCATATTATCGTATCAGCAGCGCGATAACGGAGTGCGTTCTCTGTTGTCGCGCTGTTGGTATACTTACGCCGCCCATGTACTTGCACATAAGGAGCTACTGTTCATGCTTATCCACCGCATTGCCGCCCAGTTATATACCGCCGAGGCACCACAGGTGATAGAACAGGCTCTTGCTGAGGGTTCAGATGCAACGCTTGCCGTTTCGCAATCAGCTCGCACGCTTATAGTAGCTGCGCAGTTTGCGCGCAATCCTCGTCCAACCTTGTATGTGGTATCAGGTGAGGATACAGCAGCGCGTGCCCTGCGCTCACTGGGTGCTTATGTGGGCTTTGATTATGTGGTCGCGTTTCCTGAGCGTACAGATTATCCCTGGTCAGACAAGGCACCTGATGATAGTCAGATTGCTATGCGCTCCTCAGCACTTGGACGCTTAGCACAAGGAGAGCCGTGTATTATGGTGGCCTCGGCGCGGGCGTTGTTGCGCTGTGTTCCGCCGCAAGAGAGTAGATATTGGCAGTCGGTGAGCTTTGTACTTGGTACCGAAACTCCGTTTGAGAACGTTGCACGTCAGCTGGTGCATATGGGTTATGTCAATACCGGCGACGTAGAGGCTCCTGGCACCTTTCGTGTACAGGGCGACACAGTAGATGTGTGGCCAGCTCAAAGTAGTGCACCAGTGCGGCTTGAGTTTTTTGGCGATGAGATTGATCGCATACGTCGTATGCTGCCCTCAACTGGACAAACTATTGGAGATATATCGTCTATAGAGCTGTATCCTTGCCGTGAGTTGGCACTAACTGATAAGGCGGTTGCTTCGTTGAGGCGAGCACTGTATCAAGCGGCGCAAACCGATACGGAGTTGGCAGCCTTGTTGGAAATTGCTGAACAAGGCATTGCAGCGCCTGAACTAGACCGCTTTTTACCGCTCATGTATGAGCATGTTGCCACGCCACTTGAGCATTTGAGCAAAGATACGCTCATTGTTTTGTCAGAGCCACGCTCACTGTTTGATGACTGTCTGCGTGCGTATGAGGAACTTGAGCGCCGTGCGGCTGAGGCTCATGTCCATAATTTGCACGGTCTGTACGTGCGTCCACAGGAGCTTGACTTTGGCGCTCAGCAGCGGCTTAACCTTGTGAGTATTA
This region of Collinsella sp. zg1085 genomic DNA includes:
- a CDS encoding FAD-dependent oxidoreductase, with product MEEMQADVVVVAAGLSGLAAAVAAAEGGAQVICLEKSSNTGGAANMGMGPAAAGSPVQKAAMIEVTPGELFRRHMFYTHYQVDPRLVRAYYFKSGDTIAWLQDMGVEFHSVRPAFRARERTRAYADGEYTWHVVQPEDGSEPGPRAATTMTKRLTERAQELGVEFIFECPATGLETDDNGAVVGVFAQRTSGEEVHIAAGSVIVATGGFGNNAKMIKERIGFEWGKDLFSFAIPGMDGDGINMCHKVGAGHTPVTMEAMYQLPDNMNHFYIEGAFRQPCYWCDQTGERFMPEDEIYNTTFVGNAINNLPGKVAYAIFDAKMLKRWKKYGPDIVSHIHPHDLYEGFEDQWNQDLADGYEPIAQADTLEELAEKIGIDPEGLVANVAEYNDMCAAGHDELFEKEREFMMPLEKGPFYVCKQYIGAYGTLGGVLINHKMEVLTDDHKKIDNLYCVGTDACTIYGDSYNYCIPGNTMGFCLNSGRIAGENAAAQLFDY
- a CDS encoding FAD-dependent oxidoreductase; amino-acid sequence: MKLTIDGHEIEAEVGQSVLDAALAAGIFIPHLCKHPDLGAVGGCRLCMIEIAGQEGAVCACKTAVADGMVVDSHGEEAERVRRMAMELILATHPTDCTGCPKYGKCELQSMYQFMGVAPTRWRVKSRPCATNDSNPLITHMMTRCIRCGRCIRACRDMRGVSILDYRRGTDGVRVGTKDGLPLAESGCRFCGACVEVCPTGSIVDSLGLIKQDKPYADGVVPCRANCPAHIDIPRYIRHVKHEDWTAATAVVREKVPLPNSLGHICTHFCEGACKRTDLGGPVSICRLKRAAAEQDSGAWKERVRLESRSGKRVAVIGSGPAGLTAAQYLAKKGHAVTIFEANAQSGGQMRYGIPAYRLPDSVVDTEVETILSTTSDEQGARIEIIYNQQVEDVKGLLNDFDSVLVAVGTHAGVRLRMPGSDLKGVYLNTEFLKAARSEQPLPVDGKVVVLGGGNVAYDCARTAVRLGAQEVHVACLEARAAMTSTPEERIEAAAEGVELHDSCAFYSINPSKKQWSHVGSVTLNKISRFYFDENHKAVTEFVENGEITLDADYVIFAVGQRPAQTENFGLELFHGAFIVADAEGKTPTEGIWSAGDCVTGTKSVIEAIAAGRRAAESMDVYLGGDGDISEVLTDADVYQAKLGPVDEVFVAERNEPELMEANKRAHTMEPFECSFTSEGAVKEASRCLQCDLRLHIDTPKLWNEYAVH
- a CDS encoding NADH-ubiquinone oxidoreductase-F iron-sulfur binding region domain-containing protein; protein product: MNIISFMSVRPEKNIGRYLISTDAQALGQKLATVENPTVVIPAGDTELKARLQELLGAAASFVEADASFGYVYGNETALLALTRGQMPVPMARRGQSSAVTLHTPAHLWADEHKRWLWIDNLDAPCLVSDTATVGDILAQAGVSEPKAVYFEHPDGRMLDVAQTDEIIPVDCEWVRVFTQKDCMAHALADMSARHFSECCGRCVFGYEGAHQSRVITNDIINKRGKSADLALLRDLAPVMSTQSLCELGTSLATTIVTSLEHFGTEIEAHMGKKQCPSGACSAYMTFHIMPSLCTGCCDCVDACEEDAIMSKKGFVHVIDQKACTACGACVDACDEDAIITAGAEKPRTPPRPIPCKRR